A genomic window from Planococcus rifietoensis includes:
- a CDS encoding type 1 glutamine amidotransferase domain-containing protein, with product MAKVLAVLSSGYSNEEHNYVTGWWAEELFEPLSELEKAGHSVGLASIDGGKPVVDPLSLDKAYDPEGKYKKLYDSGIADKTTPVVDVRASDYDAIMIVGGHGAMFDLAHDENLHAVINVVHETDGIVSAVCHGPAPLVFTKTKDGKPLLQGLKVTGYPNDMEPEEVDGLLPFSLEDEMAKIAQYDKGDGQDEYFVWGSDRLLTGRDPGSSRAFGRELAKKLTELEEHQLDKHLD from the coding sequence ATGGCAAAAGTATTGGCAGTATTATCAAGCGGCTATTCAAACGAAGAGCATAATTACGTAACCGGCTGGTGGGCAGAAGAATTATTCGAGCCTTTATCCGAACTTGAAAAAGCAGGCCATTCAGTAGGTCTCGCTTCCATCGACGGCGGTAAACCGGTCGTCGATCCTTTGAGCCTTGATAAGGCTTATGACCCCGAAGGCAAATATAAAAAATTATACGATTCCGGCATCGCAGATAAGACAACACCAGTCGTCGATGTACGGGCAAGTGATTACGATGCCATTATGATCGTCGGCGGCCATGGCGCGATGTTCGATTTGGCGCATGATGAAAATCTGCACGCCGTCATCAACGTCGTCCACGAAACAGACGGCATCGTTTCTGCTGTTTGCCACGGGCCGGCCCCGCTTGTTTTCACGAAAACGAAAGACGGCAAGCCCTTATTGCAAGGCTTGAAAGTGACAGGATATCCGAACGATATGGAGCCTGAAGAAGTCGACGGGCTTTTGCCATTCAGCCTTGAAGATGAAATGGCCAAAATTGCGCAATACGACAAGGGCGATGGCCAAGACGAATACTTTGTTTGGGGCAGCGACCGCCTCCTGACTGGCCGCGATCCTGGTTCCTCACGAGCATTCGGCCGTGAATTGGCGAAGAAATTGACCGAACTGGAA
- a CDS encoding YqjF family protein: MKKPWIMAQTWRDLVFLHWPISPDALRPFVPEELEIDLFEGRAWVGVVPFIADHTRLRFSLPFPIVGTYRELNVRTYVTCNGRSGVYFFSLDADSLPAVKAASAGRFLPYRYARMKVVKKDRRYAFTSRLAKPVIGESFRMGFTPSAGMLEASELERWLTERYCLWTKPKTVLYRVDIDHVPWQLQKIHIEIAENSLAGFLPAGWNRQEPLAHFSALQKTRFYPPVKETI, from the coding sequence ATGAAAAAGCCATGGATCATGGCGCAGACCTGGCGGGATCTGGTGTTTTTGCATTGGCCGATTTCGCCCGATGCACTGCGTCCATTTGTGCCGGAAGAACTAGAAATTGATTTATTCGAAGGCCGAGCGTGGGTCGGCGTCGTTCCGTTTATTGCCGATCACACGCGTCTGCGCTTTTCTTTGCCATTTCCCATTGTGGGAACCTACCGCGAATTGAATGTAAGGACCTATGTAACGTGTAACGGCCGGTCTGGAGTCTATTTTTTTAGCCTGGATGCCGATAGCCTGCCAGCGGTAAAAGCGGCGAGTGCAGGGAGATTTCTTCCATACCGATATGCCCGCATGAAAGTTGTGAAAAAAGACAGGCGTTATGCATTTACGAGCCGCCTCGCTAAACCAGTTATTGGCGAGAGTTTCCGGATGGGCTTCACGCCAAGCGCCGGAATGCTGGAGGCATCAGAGCTCGAGCGATGGCTGACGGAACGTTATTGTTTATGGACAAAGCCGAAAACGGTCCTGTACCGTGTGGATATTGATCACGTCCCGTGGCAATTGCAAAAAATTCATATAGAAATAGCCGAGAATTCGCTTGCTGGATTTCTTCCTGCTGGATGGAATAGGCAAGAGCCGCTAGCCCATTTCTCAGCGCTGCAAAAAACACGGTTTTATCCACCTGTGAAGGAAACGATTTGA
- a CDS encoding PAS domain-containing protein encodes MEVGTQIQLLEAMLDGSKVGTIVTDPAKEDNPIIYANHTFTEMTGYAKEELLGQNCRFLQGPKTAPDAIDQIRQGIKNQEKTTVILRNYRKDGTPFWNRLAIAPVTVEEKLYFIGTQTDITVEKMQQEALSENESEIEKLMLPILSIQPNVATVALVGTMSLQRFEALKVKLCEYVSEHRIEHALLDITGLTWNEESPLHWFTQICEALRIMGSHLYITGVTPQAATELVRDLDRDNMLKTYSSIEKALADINE; translated from the coding sequence ATGGAAGTGGGTACACAGATTCAGCTGCTTGAAGCCATGCTGGACGGCAGCAAAGTCGGCACCATCGTCACAGATCCCGCAAAAGAAGACAATCCAATCATTTATGCAAACCATACATTTACGGAAATGACTGGCTATGCCAAAGAAGAACTCCTCGGCCAGAACTGCCGTTTCCTGCAAGGCCCGAAAACGGCTCCTGATGCCATTGACCAAATTCGGCAAGGCATCAAAAACCAGGAAAAAACGACCGTGATTTTACGCAATTACCGAAAAGACGGAACACCGTTTTGGAACCGCCTGGCGATTGCCCCGGTAACTGTCGAAGAAAAGCTCTATTTTATCGGTACCCAGACAGATATTACCGTTGAAAAAATGCAGCAAGAAGCGCTCAGTGAAAATGAAAGCGAAATCGAGAAACTGATGTTGCCGATTTTATCGATACAGCCGAACGTTGCTACGGTAGCACTCGTGGGGACGATGAGCTTGCAGCGTTTTGAAGCATTGAAAGTGAAATTATGCGAATACGTCAGCGAGCATCGGATTGAGCATGCGCTTCTCGATATTACCGGATTGACATGGAACGAGGAATCTCCACTCCATTGGTTCACACAGATTTGCGAAGCGCTCCGCATTATGGGAAGCCATCTGTACATTACCGGTGTCACTCCCCAAGCGGCAACCGAATTGGTGCGTGACTTGGACCGGGACAATATGCTGAAAACCTACTCGAGCATCGAGAAGGCATTAGCTGATATTAATGAATAG